AAAGGAATCGTGGAACCGTTCTGCCTTGGATTTCGAGAGTTCGACTCGTCATCGGAACCACGATGTTTCGTTTCGCTGCGAGGTTTTGCTGCGAAGCAGCGAAGCGCATAAAAAACCCGAAGTAGTTGACGATCAACTACTTCGGCTCCGGCAAACGTCGAAAAAAGTACACCCGACAGGGTTCGAACCTGTAACCTTCGCCTTCGGAGGGCGACGCGCTATCCAATTGTGCCACGGGTGCGGAAGAGCCTCGTTGCTCGCCGACAAACGATCGTCGACGGTCAAGCGGCCTGGATGGCTCGCTATTCTACAAGATTTCCCCTCGTTTGCCATGGACCGAAGCGGGAAGATCAGGTGACATAAAAGGGATCGAAACCCAGGACAATGAGATCGTTCAGGAGAAGCGGGATGTTGCGTTATCTGCTCTGTCTTTCGTTCGGCCTCATATCGTCGTTCGTCGCTGCCGAAGAACTGGGCGCGATTGCCGAGTCGAAGCTGGTCGATATCGACGGGCAGAGCCACGATTCGGCCGAGTGGAAAAACCGTAAGGCGACCGTACTGATTTTTCTCGGCACCGATTGCCCGGTCTCAAACGGCTATGCTCCCGAAATCCAGCGGATCTACGAGAGCGGTAAGAGCAGCGGCGTTGCGGTGCTCGGTGTTTATTCCGATCCCAGCGTTACGCTCGAAGATGCCCGAACGCACGGCAAGGAATACGGCTTCACCTTCCCACGCGTCCTCGACGGCGATCAGCGACTGGCGAAGCAAGCCGATGTGAAACGCATTCCAACGGCGATCGTGCTCGATCCTTCAAGCAAAATCGTTTATCGAGGTCGGATCGACGATCGTTGGTCGCCCGAAGGGAAGCGGCGCGACGTGCCCCGAACGCGCGAGCTGCGCGCCGCGATCGAAGCCGTGGTCGCGGGCCGAGAGCCGGCCGTGCGCGAAGCACCGACGTTCGGTTGCCCTCTCCCTACGACCCGGCTCGGAAAATAAAGTGCGGCCAGATCGCTTCTTCAAAGCGATGAAACGACGCCGGCCTCGGGCATCCTTGCCTTCGGCCGGTCGTGCTGCACGAACGTGCTTCGGTGTCGCATCCTGCGCAGCGAAGTCGTTCGTATCGTAATCGGATCGGTATGCGAATCAGGGGCCGATGCCGCGCGGGTTGGCCGACAAGAAATCGCGCGGTGCGCGAACCGTGTAGTAAGGGTAAGCGACCGCGGCGCCTCCCGGCCCTCCTGCGCCCATGCCCCCCGCACCACCTCCACCGCCGCCGCCGCCGTTTCGGTTGCAGAGGCCTTGTCGGCAGGCGTCGGAGCCGTGGTTCGAAAACAGGCCGCTCCGGCCTCCGTTGCATTGTTGGCAATCATTGGCGCAGCCACTGCCGGCGATCATCATGACGAGCGCGAAGCTCGCGATCAGAAATCGGTTCATCGTTCTCTTCCCCCTGGTGCGTTCGGCGAAGCTCTGGCGCTTGACGAACGAAATTGGATTTGGACGGAATGTCGAAGCTGGATCGCGAAAGCGGAAGAACTCCGACGTGTGAGGGCACGCGGGTACTTGAACTTTGCGTTCGTGCGACCGTCTCCGAGCGGCACAGGCGTGGTCGCGGGAACCAAGACCTGTTCCTAATGGCTTATCGTCCCGTACAAACGGGAGAATTCAGAAAATCGGTACTTTCGGTATTACCGCGGAGTCGCGCATTTTCGGCGAAAGCGAATCCGGGGCCCCTAGTAAGCTCCGAGTTGTATCACGCTACAATCTGGTCGGCGTTAAAGTCTGCCTATCTTTCGGAGTCGCTCGGATGAAGCCGTATTTGCGAGGTTTCGTGTGCATTGTGATGCAACTTGGTGCGGCCGCGGCGACCGTGGCAGGCGCGGAGCCCAACGCTACGACGGACTCCGTGAAACCGACCGCGATCGGCGTAACGAGAGAAGGGAACCCGATCGAAGCTTATATCGCCGAGCCGAACGGCTACGAGAGTAAGAAGATTCGCGTTTTGCTTGTCTCGGGTCTGACCGGCAGGAACGCGTCGGGGTTGCTGCCGAAGGCCGGCGTCGACGGCGAGCTTTCGATCTCGACCGTATCGCTCGATCGCAACGCCGCGAGCGATGCGAAGCCCGGCACGCATCAGTTTCCTCCGAGCGGCGACTTCTATCAAAGCCCGACTCAAGTCGAAGCTCAGTATTTGTGGCGTTGGATCGGTATGCATGCGCCGGATTTGGTTGTCGAGGTGGTGACCGGCGATGCGGAAGAGTTCCACTTGCCCGCTTCGAGCTTCCCGCGATTAAAAACGCTTTCGACCCACTTGCCCAATCTGCAAGTGCGCCCCTTTTCGGACGAACCTCTGACATGCCTGAATGAAACCTCGCCTTGTGCCGTGGGGATCGTTCCGGCGATGCGAGTCGTCGCGAAAACGGATGCTTATTGGAATACGTTGAAGCGAGCGCTGACGGAAAGTAAGTTGCCCCCATCTTCGGCGCGCATCGAAATCCAAAAGCGACTCGCTCGCACGCCCGAGCAAGTCGCTGCGCAATTGCTCGAGGTTTACGGGAAGCAACTGAGCTCGGTGCAATATATTCCGGCGCTCGCGCTCGTCGGCCGGTTGCGACATGAGCTGAGCAGAGAACAAAAGGACGCTCCTGTATCGCCGATCGTCTTAGCCGCCGTCGAACCGTATCTGTCCAGCGCGAAGCCCACGCTCGCTCCGAAAGCCGGAGGGTCGGGCACGGCGGGCAACTTGCTGTTCGGAGAGCTTGCTGCGATCATCGGCGAGAAGCGTTACGTCGAGTTGGTGAAAGCGGCGGCCGATCAAGCATTCGACTCCGACGACAAGCCGCGCGAAGCGATGCCGGCCCATAGCGAAATGAGCGACGCGGTGTTCATGGGTTGCCCGATCTTGGCGCAGGCGGGGAAGCTGACCGGCGACGACAGATACTTCGACGCTTGCCTCCGCAATTTGCGATTCATGCAGAAGCTTTGCCTCCGCAAAGACGGTCTCTATCGACATTCGCCGCTTGATGAATCGGCATGGGGACGCGGCAACGGCTTCCCTGCGCTTGGGCTTGCGTGGTCGCTTGCGGAGATCCCGGAGTCGTACGCCGGACGAGCCGAAATGCTCGACGCCTTTCGCAATCACATGGACGCAGTGCTGCCGCACCAAGACGCGAGCGGTTGCTGGCATCAAGTGATCGACCATCCGGAAAGCTACCGCGAGTTCACTTGTACCGCGATGACGACGTTTGCGCTGGCGCGCGGCGTCCGACTCGGTTGGCTGAAGTCGGAAAAGTACGACGCTGCGATCAAGCGAGGTTGGGATGCTTTGCGAGCTCGCATCGGAACCGATGGAGGACTGGTCGACGTTTGCACCGGCACCGGCAAGATGAAAAGCCTGCGCGACTATTATGACCGGACCGCGATTCTCGGCCGGGACGATCGCGGCGGAGCGATGGCTTTGATGGTGACGACCGAGATGGAGCTCTATCTGAGAGCGCTCGGTCGCTGATTTCGGCTCGTTTCGCGAAACCCGGCGGGCTCGCTCATTTCTAGTTCGCAGCTAGAATGGCGTTACCGATCCACGAATTCGTCGCTCGCTTAAATCGTTTATTCGTTTGAAGAAACTGCGCTATGCCCTCGTCCGCCGCTCGCCTTTCGAACTTGCAACTTGCTTTAGATCCGTTGCGACGGCAACTTTTCGCGCACCCGATTTACCAAGCAGTCGATTCGCTCCCTCGCTTGCACGCGTTCATGGAGCAGCACATCTTCGCGGTTTGGGACTTCATGTCGCTCTTGAAGGCCTTGCAACGCAAGCTCACGTGCATCGATGTCCCTTGGCTTCCGAGCGACCACGGCAAGGCGAGCCGGTTGATTAACGAAATCGTGCTCGGCGAAGAAAGCGATGCCGATGGGCTCGGCGGCTATTCCAGCCACTTCGAGCTCTACACGGCAGCGATGACTGAGACCGGTGCCGATGTCGGCCCTATCCGCCGCTTCATCGCGTTGCTGCGGCAAGGAGTCGCGCCGCGCATGGCCCTGGTAGAAGCGAACGTGCCCGACACTGCCAGGCAATTCACCACGGCGACGTTGGACGTAGCGGAGCAGGGTTCGCTTTGTGCAGTAGCCGCGGCGTTTACGCTCGGACGAGAAGATTTGGTCCCCGAGATGTTTCGGCGGATCGTCTCCGGCTTGGCTGCTACGCCGTCGTCCGGTTTGACGCGCTTCAGCTACTACCTCGATCGGCACATCGAAGTCGATGAAGGAACGCACGGTCCGATGGCGTTGGAAATGCTCGCAATGCTCTGCGGCGATGACGACGCCAAGTGGCGCGAGGCTCAAGCGACGGCCGCCGATGCCATTCGCTCGCGAATCGTACTCTGGGACGGCGTGCTCGCTGCCGTACGCTCGCGCAGCCCCGTCGCTTAAGCGTTGGCCTGGAATCGCCCGGCTTCGAACGCCGCGGCCATCGCCGCCGGTACGGCAGCTTCCGCCTCGACGACTCGGGCCCGATTGCGTACCACGCCGGCCTTCATCTCTTGCTCTTTGGCGATCGCGTTGGCTCGGCGCTCTTCCGCTTTAGCGCGAGCGACGCGTGTGTCGGCCTCGGCTTGGTCGGCTTGCAGGCGAGCCCCGATGTTTTCGCCGACATCGATATCGGCGATGTCGATCGAAACGATCTCGAACGCCGTCTGCGCATCGAGCCCACGATGTAGCACTGCTTTGGAAATCAGGTTCGGATTCTCCATCACTTCCAAATGGCTTTCGGCCGAGCCGATCGAGGTGATGATCCCTTCGCCGACGCGGGCGATGATCGTTTCTTCCGTGGCGCCGCCGATGAGTTGCATGATGTTGGTCCGCACCGTCACGCGAGCGCGTACCTTCAATTCAACGCCGTTCTTCGCGATCGCCGAAAGGAATGTTTTGCCCGAACCTTGGCTGGGGCAATCGATTACCTTCGGGTTAACGCTCGTCTGCACGGCGTCGAGCACGTCGCGGCCGGCAAGATCGATCGCGGCCGCTCGATCGAAATCGAGATCGATACCCGCGCGATGCGCAGCGATGATGGCGCGGATCACGCCGAGGACATTACCGCCGGCGAGATAATGGGCTTCTAGGCGGCGAGTCGTGATGCCGGTCGTCGGGTCGTCTCCCACGGCGGCTTGCATTCCCATGATCTTCGCT
The sequence above is drawn from the Planctomycetia bacterium genome and encodes:
- a CDS encoding glycoside hydrolase family 88 protein produces the protein MKPYLRGFVCIVMQLGAAAATVAGAEPNATTDSVKPTAIGVTREGNPIEAYIAEPNGYESKKIRVLLVSGLTGRNASGLLPKAGVDGELSISTVSLDRNAASDAKPGTHQFPPSGDFYQSPTQVEAQYLWRWIGMHAPDLVVEVVTGDAEEFHLPASSFPRLKTLSTHLPNLQVRPFSDEPLTCLNETSPCAVGIVPAMRVVAKTDAYWNTLKRALTESKLPPSSARIEIQKRLARTPEQVAAQLLEVYGKQLSSVQYIPALALVGRLRHELSREQKDAPVSPIVLAAVEPYLSSAKPTLAPKAGGSGTAGNLLFGELAAIIGEKRYVELVKAAADQAFDSDDKPREAMPAHSEMSDAVFMGCPILAQAGKLTGDDRYFDACLRNLRFMQKLCLRKDGLYRHSPLDESAWGRGNGFPALGLAWSLAEIPESYAGRAEMLDAFRNHMDAVLPHQDASGCWHQVIDHPESYREFTCTAMTTFALARGVRLGWLKSEKYDAAIKRGWDALRARIGTDGGLVDVCTGTGKMKSLRDYYDRTAILGRDDRGGAMALMVTTEMELYLRALGR
- a CDS encoding redoxin family protein — its product is MLRYLLCLSFGLISSFVAAEELGAIAESKLVDIDGQSHDSAEWKNRKATVLIFLGTDCPVSNGYAPEIQRIYESGKSSGVAVLGVYSDPSVTLEDARTHGKEYGFTFPRVLDGDQRLAKQADVKRIPTAIVLDPSSKIVYRGRIDDRWSPEGKRRDVPRTRELRAAIEAVVAGREPAVREAPTFGCPLPTTRLGK
- the floA gene encoding flotillin-like protein FloA (flotillin-like protein involved in membrane lipid rafts), which gives rise to MHSIFCSLMLFAQARPKVVEESGVNFIALAGIAILGFFAIVFLLVMMSYGSLWFQAYMSNARVSIFSLIGMTLRQVNARGIVQAKIMGMQAAVGDDPTTGITTRRLEAHYLAGGNVLGVIRAIIAAHRAGIDLDFDRAAAIDLAGRDVLDAVQTSVNPKVIDCPSQGSGKTFLSAIAKNGVELKVRARVTVRTNIMQLIGGATEETIIARVGEGIITSIGSAESHLEVMENPNLISKAVLHRGLDAQTAFEIVSIDIADIDVGENIGARLQADQAEADTRVARAKAEERRANAIAKEQEMKAGVVRNRARVVEAEAAVPAAMAAAFEAGRFQANA
- a CDS encoding DUF3050 domain-containing protein; this translates as MPSSAARLSNLQLALDPLRRQLFAHPIYQAVDSLPRLHAFMEQHIFAVWDFMSLLKALQRKLTCIDVPWLPSDHGKASRLINEIVLGEESDADGLGGYSSHFELYTAAMTETGADVGPIRRFIALLRQGVAPRMALVEANVPDTARQFTTATLDVAEQGSLCAVAAAFTLGREDLVPEMFRRIVSGLAATPSSGLTRFSYYLDRHIEVDEGTHGPMALEMLAMLCGDDDAKWREAQATAADAIRSRIVLWDGVLAAVRSRSPVA